A window of the Oscillospiraceae bacterium NTUH-002-81 genome harbors these coding sequences:
- a CDS encoding zinc ribbon domain-containing protein — translation MAFFNDLGKKITDTVDVVGKKTNEVVEIQKLRGQISSLERETAGCYEELGRILFEKYENHEELPEEAEALCDTIAANMVLITEYENEIADMKGQQKCPSCGAVVKNDMNFCPKCGAKVKEEEEASESCGCEAKEEESCGCEEKEEAAEACGCAQTEEKAADCCCGAKEEEEQ, via the coding sequence ATGGCATTTTTTAATGATTTAGGGAAAAAGATCACCGACACAGTGGATGTGGTGGGCAAGAAGACCAATGAGGTGGTAGAGATCCAGAAGCTGCGTGGACAGATTTCCAGCCTGGAGCGGGAGACAGCAGGCTGCTACGAGGAGCTGGGCAGGATTCTTTTTGAAAAATATGAGAATCACGAGGAGCTTCCCGAGGAGGCAGAGGCACTCTGCGATACCATTGCGGCAAACATGGTGCTGATCACCGAGTATGAAAATGAGATCGCAGACATGAAGGGACAGCAGAAATGCCCGTCCTGTGGCGCAGTGGTAAAAAATGATATGAATTTCTGTCCGAAATGCGGTGCAAAGGTGAAAGAAGAGGAAGAGGCATCCGAATCCTGCGGCTGTGAGGCAAAAGAAGAGGAATCCTGTGGCTGCGAGGAAAAGGAAGAGGCAGCGGAAGCCTGTGGATGTGCACAGACAGAGGAAAAGGCTGCTGACTGCTGCTGCGGCGCCAAAGAGGAAGAAGAACAGTGA
- a CDS encoding signal peptidase II yields the protein MIWLLLVIGIFVGDGLCKTYMDRSLQEKEQRPVLGGHVILRKFHNPGAMLGLGQNRRPVLALLSGLMTGALAIGWLRALQEKSGMLLKLAMSFLLGGALSNVWDRLRQGFVVDYFSFRVPLEKLRRIVFNLSDLFIFAGAGLMIVYSFFKRK from the coding sequence GTGATCTGGCTTTTGCTGGTCATCGGTATTTTTGTGGGGGACGGTCTGTGTAAAACATACATGGACCGTTCTCTTCAGGAGAAGGAACAGCGGCCGGTGCTGGGCGGCCATGTGATCCTGCGAAAATTTCACAATCCCGGCGCCATGCTGGGGCTGGGACAGAACCGAAGGCCGGTGCTGGCGCTGCTCTCCGGGCTGATGACTGGGGCGCTGGCCATTGGCTGGCTGCGTGCGCTGCAGGAAAAAAGCGGGATGTTGCTGAAGCTGGCCATGAGCTTTCTGCTGGGCGGCGCCCTCAGCAACGTGTGGGATCGGCTCCGGCAGGGCTTTGTGGTGGACTATTTCAGCTTCCGCGTGCCGCTGGAAAAACTGCGCCGCATCGTGTTCAACCTGTCTGATCTGTTTATTTTCGCAGGGGCAGGACTGATGATCGTGTACAGCTTTTTCAAACGAAAGTAA
- a CDS encoding cupin domain-containing protein → MDAPMKNIAKAEVLRLADQVEYQDGQIVSKTLAQNDAVSLTLFAFEKGEEISTHAAGGDAMVTVLEGTGRFTIDDKPHVLTEGQSIVMPVNIPHAVYGEERFKMLLTVVF, encoded by the coding sequence ATGGATGCACCCATGAAAAATATCGCAAAAGCAGAAGTTCTCCGCCTGGCAGATCAGGTGGAATACCAGGACGGCCAGATCGTCAGCAAAACACTGGCACAGAACGATGCCGTCAGCCTGACGCTGTTTGCCTTTGAAAAAGGCGAGGAGATCAGCACCCACGCAGCAGGCGGAGACGCCATGGTAACTGTGCTGGAGGGCACCGGCCGTTTTACCATCGACGACAAGCCCCATGTGCTCACTGAGGGCCAGAGCATTGTCATGCCCGTCAACATTCCCCACGCCGTATACGGGGAAGAGCGCTTCAAAATGCTGCTGACCGTCGTATTTTAG
- a CDS encoding polysaccharide deacetylase family protein: MWLPMVLFVLVLAGGIWSGTVPVRGLREVLSVSAHLGEILANGKKQRQLPIYSVETKDAVVALTFDCAWGTEDLDEVLRVLGEHGAKAAFFMTGGFISEHPEAVQKLAAAGHDLGNHGDHHKQMSQLSEAACREEITGVHTKIKNLTGTDIHLFRPPYGDYNNTVLEAAKACGYTSVQWSVDSLDWKDYGAEDIVDRVCHHKNLENGAIILLHTGTKYTAEALPKLLEGLEQAGYGFVSLSEMLLEEPYTIDHEGRQRAFVRSSPEPVIRITRIAPCVALPQFCPNIRISVSFTYLLCSYQGAFQGLTSIFVRAQMAEDFETL; this comes from the coding sequence TTGTGGCTGCCGATGGTATTGTTTGTGCTGGTGCTGGCGGGCGGCATATGGTCAGGCACGGTGCCGGTGCGTGGGCTGCGGGAGGTGCTGTCGGTGAGCGCTCATCTGGGAGAGATTCTGGCAAACGGGAAAAAGCAGCGGCAGCTGCCCATTTACAGTGTGGAGACGAAAGATGCGGTGGTGGCGCTGACCTTTGACTGTGCCTGGGGAACGGAGGATCTGGATGAGGTGCTGCGGGTGCTGGGGGAGCATGGGGCGAAGGCCGCCTTTTTTATGACCGGCGGTTTTATCAGTGAGCACCCGGAAGCTGTGCAGAAGCTTGCAGCGGCAGGACATGATCTGGGCAACCACGGCGATCACCACAAGCAGATGTCCCAGCTTTCGGAGGCGGCGTGCCGGGAGGAGATCACAGGCGTGCACACAAAGATCAAAAATCTGACGGGAACGGATATCCATCTGTTCCGGCCGCCCTATGGGGATTACAACAACACCGTGCTGGAAGCGGCGAAAGCCTGCGGGTACACGTCCGTGCAGTGGTCGGTGGATTCCCTGGACTGGAAAGACTATGGCGCGGAGGACATTGTGGATCGGGTGTGCCATCACAAAAATCTGGAAAACGGTGCCATCATTCTGTTACATACCGGAACAAAATACACCGCAGAGGCGCTGCCGAAGCTGCTGGAGGGGCTGGAGCAGGCGGGCTATGGATTTGTGTCATTAAGTGAGATGCTGCTGGAGGAACCGTACACCATCGACCATGAAGGAAGGCAGAGGGCTTTTGTAAGATCTTCGCCTGAACCTGTCATACGAATTACCCGAATTGCTCCGTGCGTTGCACTCCCGCAATTCTGCCCCAATATTCGCATATCGGTAAGTTTCACTTACCTTTTATGCTCATATCAGGGCGCGTTTCAAGGTCTTACGTCCATTTTTGTGCGAGCACAAATGGCCGAAGACTTTGAAACACTGTAA
- a CDS encoding PTS transporter subunit EIIC, which yields MKDRMFEVLQRVGRSFMLPIAILPVAGLFLGIGGSFTNETMLNTYGLTGILGPGTPANAILTVMNAAGNIVFANLPVLFAMGVAIGMARKEKEVAALSAVIAFFVMHASIGALITLRGGAQEMLSGAVEDVCGITSLQMGVFGGILVGLGVAALHNRFYRIALPQVLSFFGGTRFVPIISAIVYLGVGILMFFVWPPVQAGIYHVGDLVLRSGYAGTWLYGLMERALIPFGLHHVFYLPFWQTAVGGTAQVGGQLIEGAQNIFFAELSQPGIAHFSVAATRFMSGKFPLMIFGLPGAALAMYRCADPGKRKEAGGLLLSAALTSMLTGITEPLEFTFLFVAPVLYGIHCVFAGAAYMFMHMCNVGVGMTFSGGLIDLFLFGILQGNAKTDWVRIVFVGIGYFIVYYFLFSFLIRRFDFKTPGRESGADEVKLYTRADVNARKQAEADGTSVHLSGNGKGTENSGQKDEGKRRTGATGHLDDGRTQTGAGTARTFGDAMEVSALITEGLGGRDNISDVDCCATRLRVTVHDEAKVDELLLKESGAAGVIRRGKGIQVVYGPRVTVIKSDLEDYLSR from the coding sequence ATGAAAGACAGGATGTTTGAGGTACTGCAGCGTGTGGGGCGCTCTTTTATGCTGCCCATTGCGATTTTACCGGTGGCGGGGCTGTTTCTGGGGATCGGCGGTTCCTTTACCAATGAAACGATGCTGAATACCTATGGGCTGACGGGGATTTTGGGGCCGGGGACACCGGCCAACGCCATTCTGACGGTAATGAATGCGGCGGGCAATATTGTATTTGCCAATCTGCCGGTACTATTTGCCATGGGCGTTGCCATTGGCATGGCGCGAAAGGAAAAAGAGGTGGCGGCGCTGTCGGCGGTCATCGCTTTTTTTGTCATGCATGCATCTATCGGCGCGCTGATCACCCTGCGGGGCGGCGCCCAGGAGATGCTGTCCGGCGCGGTGGAGGATGTGTGCGGCATTACTTCCCTGCAGATGGGCGTTTTTGGCGGCATTCTGGTAGGGCTGGGGGTGGCGGCCCTGCACAACCGGTTTTACCGGATTGCGCTGCCCCAGGTGCTGTCCTTTTTCGGCGGCACCCGGTTTGTGCCCATCATCAGTGCCATTGTGTATCTGGGCGTGGGCATTCTCATGTTTTTTGTATGGCCGCCGGTGCAGGCGGGCATTTACCATGTGGGGGATCTGGTACTCCGATCCGGCTACGCGGGTACCTGGCTGTATGGCCTGATGGAGCGGGCGCTTATTCCGTTCGGGCTGCATCATGTGTTTTATCTGCCGTTCTGGCAGACGGCGGTGGGCGGCACGGCACAGGTGGGCGGGCAGCTCATTGAGGGCGCCCAGAACATTTTCTTCGCGGAGCTGTCTCAGCCGGGCATTGCGCATTTCAGTGTGGCGGCTACCCGATTCATGTCCGGAAAATTTCCACTGATGATTTTCGGACTGCCGGGGGCGGCGCTGGCCATGTACCGCTGTGCTGATCCGGGCAAACGAAAAGAGGCCGGAGGCCTGTTGCTGTCCGCAGCGCTGACATCCATGCTCACCGGCATCACAGAGCCGCTGGAATTTACGTTTTTGTTCGTGGCGCCGGTGCTTTACGGCATTCACTGTGTGTTTGCCGGGGCGGCGTACATGTTCATGCATATGTGCAACGTGGGTGTGGGCATGACCTTTTCCGGCGGCCTTATCGACTTGTTCCTGTTCGGCATTTTGCAGGGCAATGCGAAAACCGACTGGGTGCGGATCGTTTTTGTGGGCATCGGCTATTTTATCGTTTATTATTTTCTGTTTTCTTTTCTCATCCGTCGGTTTGATTTCAAAACACCGGGCCGGGAGAGCGGAGCAGATGAGGTGAAGCTCTACACCCGGGCGGATGTCAATGCCAGAAAGCAGGCCGAGGCAGACGGTACATCAGTGCATCTGTCGGGAAATGGCAAGGGGACGGAAAACTCAGGACAAAAGGACGAGGGAAAGCGCCGAACTGGAGCTACAGGTCATTTGGATGACGGCAGAACCCAGACCGGAGCGGGAACAGCCCGTACTTTTGGGGATGCCATGGAAGTCAGTGCCCTCATCACGGAGGGGCTGGGCGGCCGGGACAATATCAGTGATGTGGACTGCTGCGCCACCCGGCTGCGGGTGACGGTGCATGATGAGGCAAAGGTGGACGAGCTGCTGTTAAAAGAGAGCGGTGCTGCCGGGGTGATCCGGCGGGGCAAGGGTATCCAGGTGGTGTACGGACCCCGAGTGACCGTGATCAAATCCGATCTGGAGGATTACTTGAGCCGATGA
- a CDS encoding Cof-type HAD-IIB family hydrolase, which translates to MKTLLIAMDLDGTLLSEDHETISARNREALRAASERGVKIVIASGRTRGVMGSVYAQLPFADYAVTSNGAAVYDLKTGDRVCYQGIPYEKWCKVYDIFRRHGSVFEVYADGRAHMERRLFVHYENDLLPRDFVENLKKSIVPVENAREYLKGKSIEKICALTTDPVEYPQALAELNALPGLCLTSSIPGNVEINEAGTNKGSALAALCETLGIPREAVMAFGDAGNDVEMLTFAGQSYAMENGTPEAKAAAKAVTRSNAEDGVAAAVEQIL; encoded by the coding sequence ATGAAGACTTTACTGATTGCAATGGACCTGGACGGTACCCTGCTGTCCGAGGATCACGAGACCATATCGGCCCGGAACCGGGAAGCCCTGCGGGCGGCGTCGGAGCGGGGCGTGAAGATCGTCATTGCCAGCGGCCGCACTAGGGGCGTCATGGGCAGTGTGTACGCGCAGCTGCCCTTTGCGGATTATGCGGTGACGTCCAATGGCGCGGCAGTGTATGATCTGAAAACCGGGGATCGAGTGTGCTATCAGGGCATCCCCTATGAAAAATGGTGTAAGGTGTACGATATTTTCCGGCGGCACGGATCGGTGTTTGAGGTGTATGCGGACGGCCGGGCCCACATGGAGCGGCGGCTGTTTGTCCATTATGAGAACGACCTGCTGCCCAGGGATTTCGTGGAGAATCTGAAGAAATCCATCGTGCCGGTGGAGAATGCCAGAGAATATCTGAAAGGAAAGAGCATTGAGAAGATATGTGCCCTGACCACGGACCCGGTGGAATATCCCCAGGCGCTGGCAGAACTGAATGCGCTGCCGGGGCTTTGTCTGACGTCCTCCATTCCGGGCAATGTGGAGATCAACGAGGCAGGCACCAACAAGGGAAGTGCGCTGGCAGCGCTGTGTGAGACACTGGGCATTCCACGGGAGGCGGTGATGGCTTTCGGAGATGCAGGGAACGATGTGGAGATGCTGACCTTTGCCGGACAGTCCTACGCCATGGAAAACGGAACCCCGGAGGCGAAGGCAGCGGCAAAAGCGGTGACACGCTCCAATGCCGAGGATGGAGTTGCCGCCGCGGTGGAGCAAATCCTGTAA